The genomic segment CTCTACATATACCTACGAGGGGGGTAttacccaaattttttttttacaaaaaaaaaaaagaaaaagaaaaaggcatgaTCCCACAATTCCGTATCTGCAAAATTCAGTCGATAACGATAGCATAACCTCATGAGTACAAAGCCACCTAACATGGCAAAACTATCGAACAGAGCAGAAAACCATATCCAAAATGGCaaaaaaaccattttttttcacATTATGTAAGGATCAAGATGTTCTTTGCAGGTAACTTACGGCAAAAAGGAGGGTGGCAACAACGGCTTGAACGGCCTGTTGAAGAAGAACACCTTTGACAACGTCCTTCTTCGCTACCAAATTCTTCTCATCCTCGTCTTTCCTCGAATGCAACCTATAATTATCCATACCCCCCAGCATCATATATATCCCCGAATAAACCCAATACATCACTATTGGCACAAAAGTACCCATCAATTCATCAGATATCTCCAACCCCCTGATCtccatatttttttaattactaACTACCAAATCCTATAttttcctgaaaaaaaaaagaaaaggaaaattttggaagaaatagGGTTTGGAGAGGAAGAGCTGGGGATTGTGAACTCGAATTGAAGATTTAAggttgaagttttctttctGAACCTACCCTAAAGCTAGAGGTGTCGGGGAATTAATTATGTGGGAATTCCTTATTTGGGTGGGGGCGTTTGTAATTGTGCTTGCTTGCTTTATTACCTTTGTTGGCTTTTGAATTTTCGGGGGGTGGAATGGAGTCTGAAAATTCAACGGAGCACGATTGATTCAAGACGAAAGAAGGAACTAGAGAGGTGCCGTTGAAAACGAAGAAGAGTGAATCATCTACCCTGTTGGCTTTGTATATGGTGGGGTAGTTTGTTGTTGTTTTACAACCTTAAACTATTTTGAAATCGTACAATAATACAATAATGACACTTGATTTGTTGGCATTATCAATTTGAACTTTCATTCAAACTGGATAGATATCACTATctgatatttgatttttttttctttgtcatTTGTTTAATCTTTATGAGAAAGTGGTGTTGATTTTGCCACATATATATAGCTTACCACTCAAACATGCTTTTAATTTGGAGTTTAATTTTTCTAACGAGCGCTATCCAAACTTTCTTTATCCTCCATTACTTTTTTTAAGTTAATCTTCGAATATTTTAACAAATCCAGGCGAGCGTCCGTCGGCGCTCGCAGTCTTGAGCCAGAGCGTGGCTAGACTTGTGGTGGTTGACTTTGACCGAGTCCAGGGACTTATACGACACCCCCAGTTTGAGGTGTCCTGCGGCGGGCGCTCCTGTGGGCTTCTTAGAAATTGTGTGCGCAAGTCACTTGCTCGACCCGATTTTTGTTTTTAGCTTTCGTTCTTGACCGATTGTACCACAATGTAATAGTAATTGTAATTGTATGGAGTAATAAATTAGAGATATAATTAAAATGTATTAATAAAAACTCATCAAACATCCGTTAAAAAGTTTCTATAAATATTGTAATAATTGATAACCTGCCCCAACGTTCCTAAGTATAATTAACCTCTCCATTTACCAATTCAATTAACATAAATAAGTCATGCTACAGGTCAACCATAACAAGCCATCCGGGAACTATTAGCTATAGACAATTTAGCAGTCCCAATTCCTAATTATGGTCATTGGGCTACACAGTAGTGTCTACTTACCTAAAACATCTTTTAAGAAAGTACAACCTGGCCCttttattcaaataattttataataaCAACAACAATATGCCTCTGCTtatccatccatccatccatccgTCAATGAACTAACTAGTATCCAAAATTCAATCTTTTTTACCTACTGCATATATAGAGGGGCATTGAATCTCTAATGGCAAATTGAACAACTTTAAATAAGCTAACagatgggaaaaaaaatttgatgctGAAGCATGTAGGTAACCATGTACATTAGTAAATATATACTTTTTCCTGCTTCGTACAGCACACAGCGATCTCTGTGACGCTAGAGCAGTTTTAAAGTTACTACTGGGCACTTCCTATGCATGTTGCTCATTTTGCGACCCATGGAAAAGGCAGCACCAACAAAAGAGGTTGGGAGTCGGCATGAACCAATGCGCATCTCCAGTTAAGAgtataaataaaagaattagTCATTCGGCTCTCGTGAGATAACATGAATCCGAAAGCTCATCAACAAAAGCCGAAAGGAGGAAGAATGTGCCTCATGTAGCTTACACCTGTGTTTCAACAGCCTTCTTGAAAAAGTTGAGCTTGGCTTGTTTTGCGCTCCTAGCAGGGGCTACAGCAAAACACTCGTACGTGTGAGAATTAGTTGTTCAAAACAACTTTAGAGCCTGCAGTTATGTTTGATCAAACTGTTGATATTCAAAAAAGAGGGCTAGCTCTCTACCTTTGGCCTTGGTGCGACCATTACAACCCAGAACTGCAGATTTCCACTCTTCATAATCGTGTCTGTCCTTTCGCTTACGCTTTTTATAGGCAGAAGGCTGCAGTTGGGTTATGAGATACAATTAGAACTTCAATGGACAAACTGAAAACTAAGACCATATAATACCGTGGGCAACCTAGCTACGGTGCAAGTCCAATTTCAGGATAAATGAAACAGTTTTCTAATTTAGTTAAGAAAATGTTCGTGTTTCTCCATCATAGATAGACACTTTGCCTTCGGTAATGCATCAAATCTAGTCGGTGAATTTGATTTCAAGAACGTTGCCTAGATAGTGTCAGTCACTGATCATACTGGAATCCTTTCATGGTATGAGATTCTCAAGTAATTACCTCCCCACCATCATCAGATAAATAACCACCATCCTCCACCGTCCTCTTTTCAGGCAATGCATCCAGCAGTGCTGCATATGCATAGGGTAAGAGAAAATTAAGCTTAGACTTTCAATTACAGCCTCAACTAAGCCACTGAAATATATGAAAAGCCTAATATGCGAATCACATCACAATAACATACTATAAGATCATTCAGATCAGCTTCCTACCTCGGTTTCCTTTTATTTCCCTAGGATCCTTTTTCTCCTTTGACACGCCAAACTCGTCGAAGCATAGGTCCCTCATGGAGATGGATACCTGTCAAAGCATTTCTAGCTCAACATTCCTTGAGTTATCAAAAAATGGAAGTATGATGCTCGATAACAAACAAAATTGCAGGTATAAGAAAATGTATAGCCTTTACACTTGAAAATTCAGATTCTGAGGTGCCACAGATTTCAATCAACTTCATCTTATCTACGTTCAGCTGCAAAATCACCAGTGGATTGTTAGTTAAGAACTTACAATTCTACTTTATTTGCTTTGCTTGCATGGAGCAGGCAAAAGATGCACCTGTATTACCTTGTATTTTTTCGCGCAAAGGTAGAATGCAACAGCAGTGAATACAGGGCGAGTGAAATCAGCAGTGCCCCTACGAGATGggggcaaggaagaaagaaatcgATCCTTGTATCTGAAAATCAGCATGAGAAAAGGAAACTTCAATAATATGAAGAATGACAGAATTCATCTTCCTACAAAGAGAATTATTTTCATGTGTTCCTATATAACAACTCCACATAGATACACATCCAAAATTTGTAACGTACTCTAAGCAAACATTGTACatttaacaccaaaaattttagCCTTCTTACTCTAATCAACACACAATGCTCCAAAGAGAAAGAAGGCTTATAATCCAAAATCTATATATTGTTCTTAAAGTGTTTTAGAACATCTGTTGAGCACGATGAAACAATAGCAGTTGAGTTTGAAACTTACAAAGACAAGCCTTTGTGTACAAATGGAATGAGCCTTACACATCCGAATTGGACTGCCAATTCTCTAACATCAACATTGTTCCTACACAcaccagaaaaggaaaaaaagaaaaagaacctcTCATTAACTGATAccaacgcaaaaaaaaaaaaaaaaggggttctCATTAATAAAATAATACCATCAACCAAGAAACTGGATAACATACTTGACTCCAATGCCGTTTTGCATTGAATTGAAGGATCTAATATAAGCCCTCTCTGACATCCCACTTAACCTTATCGCTGCTTGTCGATCAAAGATCACATCCATCCTACAAatgttttgaccaaaatcaaaaaagatatttaaaatacatatatattcaATCCAActcaaatttaacaaaatttggCCGCGTTTCAGTAAAGGACCCCTACAATTTAACGTCCCAattcaacaaaaagaaaagttaccaaaataaataaatacacaaTATGGCAGTACCTAGAAGCAGCAATCTCTAAGCACATTATAGCCTTGCAGATCTCCccctaaaatgaaaatcaaccaaaaaaataaGTTAATCAATTAATAAACTCATAAAGAAAGTTGGAAGAAAGAGTAGAAGCTTATAATCCAAATTGGGATGCTTACAACACCAATGATAGAGGAATCAAATTGGGCGTCTGCTAGGCGGCGGAGCTCTGCGGCTTTGCGGATAAGGTGTTTGGGTTGTGAGAGGCCAAGCTTTTTGGCAATTTCTGAGAGGTCCATTGTCTTTTTTTTCTGTAAGTTGGGTTTGAGAGATTGGAAAATTTGTGAGAGTGAGAAATGGGGTTCAGATGGGAAGGGCATTtccctcttttattttgagaaatttgggAGGGAACGGCAATGGCGGGAACCATCTGAGGTGAGGTGCGCGTCTGTGTGTTTTCGGAGGTTTCTAATTTGGCGCGCTGTGAAAGGTGAAAACTGAAAACTCTGGAGATTTTGGCGCCATGTGACAACGGTTACAGAGTTACAGTAACTTTTGATAGTGCAGAAGGGGGAATTAATTGCCCCGTCCCCATGCTGAGTCAGTATACTAAGCTGTAGTTTTTGACTGATTGATTAAtttaaaatgaatttgaatgagttttatacccaaaaaaataataaagtatTCTAATGCTTCACCGAGACGGTACATATgctttctggaaaaaaaaaataaaaaaataaaaaaaaaatctatagcGGAGACGTGCTGATCGTGGGTATAACAGTAGGGTATTagggattttttttcttttttaaacgaTAGAAACTCTTCATAAGAAGCATCATCCGACATTTATGGTGCTATTTTGATGTAATTCATTGATCCtatgaaggaaaagaaaatatactaagggtctgtttggttggaagtaaaatgttttccttgggaaaatattttccgtggaagtaattttccatgaaaatcatttccctttcatcattttcaggtgtttggttagcttattgaaaatattttcttacttcatttttttggtgtttgtttaacttttgaaatattttcacttttatctctatttttactttatacacattataactacatacttcttcccatgcaaaataagaaaatttatcttattgtttaactttaaaaaatcttggagaaatgtatatatgaataaaaaatatctccttaagcaataaacaaattgctggccatttagtgtcaaatatcaatcacatgcaatgcttattgtgacatatatcttacactctcactgctgaaagtttctctagaaaagaatgtccctattatatataattaattactagcataggatgagcaggatgaggttttttttttattttgaatatactaggtggagggttgggttgggttgggttgggtggtacgggggagggagtgtaaggaagaggtcttgggttcgaatcctcctatttacactaaaaaaaaaaagagcgaattgcgcgaaatgtcactaaactatttcAAAGTACCGGTTttggtcactaaacttttttattagcgCGAAATGTCACTGAACTAGTAAATCTGTACCGTTTTGGTCACTCCGTGTATTTGTGCCGTCAGGAGAGACGGAAATCAACTTTTTGAGGGGCAAATTCGTCTGCACAGTCTTTTCCTTGAAACTCTCCACCATAAATCACTCTCAAATGTCAGACAACTCGTAAGTTCAATTAGGAAGTGCAAACCCTTATCCTGTAATAGATTTCTTCTGCAAATATGGAGTAGGAGGGACAATATACGAAGTTGCAATTTGCTGGGAATGTGTTGAAGCTTCATTGGAGGAATACCTAAGAAAAGAACTCCGACTTGCAATTTGCTGGGAATGTGTTGAAGCTTCATGAGAGGAAAAGGCAAGGAAACAACTCCGACCTGCTCTTGTGGCAGtaaaaccaatttgaagacTTCATGGACTGATAGGAACCCGGCAAGGAGATATGTTGAATGTGCTAATGGCAAGGTAAGTGTGTGAAGATATAGGAAATTCGTTAAATTAGGTTAATGTTTAATTGTTTAGACATTTATCGGCTAAAAagaatttggataatttttttgtAGGTTGATGGCTGTGGTTATTGGAATTGGTATGATGAAGAAATGTGTGAGCGTTCGAAACAAGTCATACCCGATCTTTTAAGAAGAATAAATAGGGTGGAAACCGAGAATGAAACTTTGCGGCAACAAATTCTCAAGTTGCAAAAGAAAGCTGAGAAAATGGAGGATAAAGTAAAAAATCTGAAGGAGAAGCTTGgaagaaagaaagtgaaaaaaatggTCATTGTTCTTTTTGTTATGGCCTGGACAATTGTCAATGCATCAATGTGGATTTGGGGGCCTAACAAGGGACAGAAGTTTGGAAGGCTGCAAATTGATGGCTACTAGAGTATTGTTGTACTTCAAATCCTAAACCAGTGTTGCTCAATGTTTTAATACACAGCTCGTTTTTGTTGAGATTGTAGTGTTTTTATTACACCTCATTTTGGTTGGTGTTGTTTACACCATGGATGTTTGAAATTGTAATTTATGAATAAAAGACTGAAGTATTAGTTCCAACATATGGGTGGTGCAAAAGAAAAGTAGCTcacaaatgcagaaaacataAAGTCAAATACAACAAAAGAGATAATTATCATTATCATTCCAAACAGCTGCTTTACAAAAGAGATAATTGTCACTGTCATTCCAAACAACTGCCAACAAAGTTAGCCATGTTTCACATATAAATAATTTGGAATTGTCCTAGACATAGAATACATCCAAACAAAAGctatgcaaacaagtcctttaatcTGATCTTCCACTTCTACTTCTACTGCTCCTTGATGTTCCAGCCCATCTACCAATCTTGAATGGAGGCTCTTTGCCCAAGTACTCATAGTTGGTGTTGATCCTTATCTTGTCAATTTCAGACAGCTTTCTCTTTGAATGGAGAGGCTGTTTGTTGGC from the Coffea arabica cultivar ET-39 chromosome 11e, Coffea Arabica ET-39 HiFi, whole genome shotgun sequence genome contains:
- the LOC113717875 gene encoding origin of replication complex subunit 6-like: MPFPSEPHFSLSQIFQSLKPNLQKKKTMDLSEIAKKLGLSQPKHLIRKAAELRRLADAQFDSSIIGVGEICKAIMCLEIAASRMDVIFDRQAAIRLSGMSERAYIRSFNSMQNGIGVKNNVDVRELAVQFGCVRLIPFVHKGLSLYKDRFLSSLPPSRRGTADFTRPVFTAVAFYLCAKKYKLNVDKMKLIEICGTSESEFSSVSISMRDLCFDEFGVSKEKKDPREIKGNRALLDALPEKRTVEDGGYLSDDGGEPSAYKKRKRKDRHDYEEWKSAVLGCNGRTKAKAPARSAKQAKLNFFKKAVETQV